AAAAAGCACGCCGATTTTATTCTGCAGCAGCCTGCGCGCCTCGGCAACGGCCTGCCGCGCGCTTTCTTTGTTTCCCCTCACGAGCGGGACATAACCGGCCAGGCCCAGATGCCATCCGAGGAAAGGAATGCTGAAAAGCTCCCTCTTGGCGAGAAATTTGAAATGCGTGTCGAGACCCGCGAGCACCACGAAAATATCCACGATGCTTTGATGGTTGCCCACAATCACATAGGGCGTCCCGGGCTGCAGGTTTTCCAGACCTTCGAAGATCCGGCTCTGGCCGGGATTGAGACTGAGCAGGCATTTTGCCCAAAGCCGGGAAACGCCGTGCATTTTTTTCCGGCTGCCTTTGTCGAGCAGGATGCTGAAAGGCAGGACAAAAATAAGGCCGAACAGGTAAAAGGCCACCGTGACGAAAAACATCATGCCCCAGGAA
The Verrucomicrobiia bacterium genome window above contains:
- a CDS encoding lysophospholipid acyltransferase family protein, which encodes MPLAVVYSLYSWGMMFFVTVAFYLFGLIFVLPFSILLDKGSRKKMHGVSRLWAKCLLSLNPGQSRIFEGLENLQPGTPYVIVGNHQSIVDIFVVLAGLDTHFKFLAKRELFSIPFLGWHLGLAGYVPLVRGNKESARQAVAEARRLLQNKIGVLFFPEGTRSEDGEIKEFKSGAFKVASDENVSILPVVIDGTGKVIPKHSWLMRDLVRLRMRVLKPVPPPLRDPAAIEKTRQEVEDRMRAELAAIRAGK